A genomic region of Botrytis cinerea B05.10 chromosome 9, complete sequence contains the following coding sequences:
- the Bcsoh1 gene encoding Bcsoh1, whose translation MRSTALYITIKQNHSLPSIIPSSPRTHRKLELNLLYPTSLSISNFNDVITLSSSVPPCSTTKGSAKHPQISQISPGAIKSIPCFTGTFCATQHTQRENKMTTINSPPEDIKMGDGTRVTPSVSGENEEPKFGGFSRFEIELEFINAISSPHYLMHLASLSSGTLLSSPPFIAYLKYLQYFTQPPYLKFLTYPGPSLKHLELLQNENFRRDCLSIDIISLLANEDMAAVERWQKE comes from the exons ATGAGATCTACAGCCTTGTATATCACAATCAAACAAAATCAttccctcccatccatcatcccatcatccCCACGCACGCATCGTAAGCTTGAACTCAATCTCCTATACCCAACTTCTCTATCGATTTCGAATTTCAACGACGTCATCACACTTTCATCTTCCGTTCCGCCCTGTTCCACCACCAAAGGTTCCGCGAAACATCCGCAGATTTCGCAGATTTCCCCGGGCGCGATCAAATCCATCCCTTGCTTCACAGGTACATTTTGCGCAACTCAGCACACGCAACGCGAAAACAAAATGACGACGATCAATTCCCCCCCGGAAGATATTAAGATGGGGGATGGTACCAGGGTAACCCCTTCGGTATCTGGCGAGAATGAGGAACCAAAATTTGGGGGATTTTCGAGGTTTGAAATCGAACTCGAG TTCATAAACGCCATCTCATCGCCCCACTACCTAATGCACTTAGCCTCCCTCTCCTCTGGCACTCTCCTCAGCTCCCCGCCATTCATCGCCTACCTGAAATATCTACAATACTTTACTCAACCCCCATATCTCAAATTCCTCACCTATCCTGGACCTAGTCTAAAGCATCTAGAGTTATTACAAAATGAGAATTTCCGGAGGGATTGTTTGAGTATAGATATTATAAGTCTGCTCGCTAATGAGGATATGGCAGCAGTGGAGAGGTGGCAGAAGGAATGA
- the Bcrpc11 gene encoding Bcrpc11: MLCEGGLSLCKRWEREKKVPMMRLIKLIKSLRLTIRLWKLRATLNQQYNWRILWELITVICERLERLTGTNWEKGKKGIPSTSKIRYQSQTIKMLLFCPSCSNILTVSVTPHSSTPTPTSTQDLTGANRLECLTCPYQYILTRSIFDRKTFVREEKEDVFGGKDAWANADTYPKQCANSECNGMVAAARFVQIRSADEPMTGFYRCMTCTNQWREN; the protein is encoded by the exons ATGCTGTGTGAGGGTGGGCTGTCCTTATGTAAGCGGTGGGAGCGGGAAAAAAAAGTTCCTATGATGAGGTtgataaaattgataaagaGCTTGAGATTAACTATTCGACTTTGGAAATTGCGCGCGACGTTGAATCAACAATACAATTGGCGAATTTTGTGGGAGCTGATAACTGTGATTTGCGAGAGATTAGAAAGACTCACAGGAACGAATTGGGAAaaagggaagaaaggaatACCGAGCACTTCGAAAATCCGATATCAAtcccaaaccatcaaaatgcTTCTCT TCTGCCCCTCCTGCAGCAACATCCTCACCGTCTCCGTGACACCGCATTCCTCGACCCCCACACCCACCTCGACGCAAGATCTCACCGGCGCAAACCGTCTCGAATGTCTCACCTGTCCCTACCAATACATCCTCACCCGCTCCATCTTCGATCGCAAAACCTTTGTGCgcgaagaaaaggaagatgtGTTTGGCGGTAAAGATGCCTGGGCAAATGCCGATACCTATCCTAAACAGTGCGCGAATAGTGAGTGTAATGGTATGGTGGCAGCGGCGAGATTTGTGCAGATTCGGAGTGCGGATGAACCGATGACGGGATTTTATAGG TGTATGACATGTACGAACCAATGGAGAGAGAATTAG
- the Bcglk gene encoding Bcglk produces MSLLAEAKRVAAEFEYTDEDVRRGVAEFVAEMNEGLEKNATNMSQIPTYVTGVPNGTEKGLYLAVDLGGTNFRVCSIQLHGDTTFSLTQSKVAIPRELMLAKTASDLFSFLAKQIELFLKTHHEDHFAAHIRRRNTVSTPEGFRDEHIFRLGFTFSFPVHQIGINRGTLIRWTKGFDIADAVGQDVCDLLQKEIDKLHLPVKVAALVNDTVGTLMARAYTSPGKTQTLLGAIFGTGTNGAYVEKLEKLTKPMEGDFDKTTGEMVVNTEWGSFDNGLKVLPNTIYDQILDKDSVNPGIQMFEKRVSGMFLGEILRTVLVQMIKSPTIPLFRDTSSADNDYRSTTTVDENGPLFKQWAVDSSILSIAEADNSVGLRALRQELEKSLGVSAASLEDAQTVKDIAHAIGKRAARLAAVAIGAIVLQTGRLDIKSDTPGPKSAAAIIQDVKDLKIADAASATANKLADTAGLAVNEEDVVDIGVDGSLVEFYPGFEDHMREALRAMDGIGAIGERRIRIGIAKDGSGVGAALIALVAAKMEKQQDYIGDLRSRYGVTGENVLGE; encoded by the exons ATGTCTTTGTTAGCAGAAGCAAAGCGCGTTGCCGCTGAGTTTGAATACACAGATGAGGATGTGCGCAGAGGTGTTGCCGAATTCGTCGCGGAGATGA ATGAGGGATTGGAAAAGAATGCAACAAACATGAGCCAAATTCCAACATACGTTACTGGAGTTCCTAATGGAACGGAAAAG GGTCTATATCTAGCGGTCGATCTTGGAGGAACCAATTTCCGAGTCTGCTCAATTCAATTGCATGGAGACACCACATTCAGTCTTACACAATCAAAGGTTGCGATACCCCGGGAGCTGATGTTGGCTAAGACCGCATCGGaccttttttcatttttggcGAAACAAATCGAGCTTTTCCTCAAGACCCATCACGAGGACCATTTCGCCGCTCACATCAGACGTCGCAATACTGTTAGCACACCAGAAGGATTCAGAGATGAGCATATCTTTAGACTTGGATTCACGTTCAGTTTCCCAGTTCACCAAATTGGTATCAACAGAGGAACTTTGATTAGATGGACAAAAGGTTTCGATATTGCGGATGCGGTTGGACAAGATGTTTGTGACTTGCTACAAAAGGAGATTGATAAACTGCACTTGCCAGTAAAGGTCGCTGCTCTTGTAAACGATACAGTCGGAACATTGATGGCAAGAGCATACACCTCACCTGGAAAGACTCAGACCTTACTCGGAGCCATTTTCGGTACTGGTACTAATGGTGCCTATGTTGAGAAGCTCGAGAAGTTGACTAAGCCTATGGAAGGAGATTTTGACAAGACAACTGGTGAGATGGTTGTCAACACAGAATGGGGTTCGTTCGACAATGGTCTCAAAGTTTTGCCAAATACTATTTACGACCAAATCCTTGACAAGGACAGTGTCAACCCTGGTATTCAAATGTTTGAAAAGCGAGTTTCTGGTATGTTCTTGGGTGAAATTCTCAGAACCGTTCTTGTTCAAATGATCAAGAGCCCCACTATTCCGCTTTTCAGAGACACATCTTCCGCAGATAACGACTATCGCTCAACAACTACAGTCGATGAAAACGGTCCTCTTTTCAAGCAATGGGCAGTTGATAGTTCTATCCTCTCGATCGCGGAAGCTGACAACAGCGTGGGTCTTCGTGCCCTCCGTCAAGAACTTGAGAAGTCTCTTGGTGTCTCAGCTGCGTCGTTGGAAGATGCACAAACTGTCAAGGACATCGCCCATGCTATCGGTAAACGTGCAGCTCGTTTAGCCGCTGTTGCAATTGGTGCTATTGTTCTCCAAACTGGTCGTCTGGATATTAAATCTGATACCCCTGGACCAAAATCAGCAGCTGCTATCATCCAAGATGTcaaggatttgaagattgcCGATGCAGCATCAGCTACTGCTAACAAACTCGCAGACACAGCAGGTTTGGCTGTTAACGAAGAagatgttgttgatattggtGTGGACGGTTCCCTTGTTGAATTCTACCCAGGATTTGAAGATCATATGAGAGAAGCTTTGAGAGCTATGGATGGCATTGGAGCTATTGGTGAGAGAAGAATCAGAATTGGTATTGCCAAGGATGGATCTGGTGTCGGTGCTGCATTGATTGCGCTTGTGGCGGCAAAGATGGAGAAACAGCAAGATTATATTGGAGATTTAAGGAGTAGGTATGGTGTTACTGGAGAGAATGTGCTTGGAGAGTAA